A single region of the Capra hircus breed San Clemente chromosome X unlocalized genomic scaffold, ASM170441v1, whole genome shotgun sequence genome encodes:
- the LOC102171782 gene encoding melanoma-associated antigen B2-like — protein MPRGQKSKHRAREKHRQAQAETQGLHDQATTSGEEETTSSSPPDSESGPSSSSAAGISKGPQGAQGTTSAASGAIRKRSGVGRAARSRSVVGVGAEGQVQEGENSSQASAAAESSHTDLLTWKAEMLVQYMLCKYKARELIKRSEMLKAVTRRYREQFPEILSRASEHMEMVFGLVLKEVRPNSHCYTLVSNLDLSDSESMRGDWGLLKNGLLMPLLGVIYLNGHRASEEEIWKFLNILGIYDGRRHFIFGDTRKLITEDLVREGYLEYRQVPGSDPPRYEFLWGPKALSETSKTKVLQILAKVKDLVPNALLPHYEEAWREEVESSRTRAVAGTSPSASATRPGPSASASGSLSALASAHSRATSSCSSRPSVV, from the exons ATGCCCCGTGGGCAGAAGAGTAAGCACCGTGCTCGTGAGAAACATCGCCAGGCTCAGGCTGAGACCCAGGGTCTTCATGATCAGGCTACCACATCTGGGGAAGAAGAgaccacctcctcctcccctcctgatTCAGAGAGCGGTCCCTCAAGTTCGTCTGCTGCTGGCATCTCCAAGGGGCCTCAGGGAGCCCAAGGCACCACCAGCGCTGCCTCAGGTGCTATACGCAAAAGATCTGGTGTCGGGCGCGCAGCACGCTCGAGATCTGTTGTTGGTGTAGGTGCCGAGGGCCAAGTTCAAGAAGGGGAAAATTCTTCCCAGGCCTCAGCTGCTGCTGAGAGCTCTCATACAGATCTTCTGACCTGGAAGGCAGAGATGTTGGTGCAGTACATGCTGTGTAAGTATAAGGCGAGGGAGCTCATTAAGAGGTCAGAAATGCTGAAGGCAGTCACTAGAAGGTACAGGGAGCAATTCCCTGAGATCCTCAGCAGGGCCTCTGAACACATGGAGATGGTGTTTGGCCTGGTGCTGAAGGAAGTCAGGCCCAACAGTCACTGCTATACCCTGGTGAGTAACCTAGATCTCAGTGACAGTGAGTCTATGAGAGGTGACTGGGGGCTGCTGAAGAATGGTCTTCTGATGCCTCTGCTGGGTGTCATCTACCTAAATGGCCACCGTGCCTCTGAGGAGGAGATCTGGAAGTTCCTGAATATTCTGGGCATCTATGATGGAAGAAGGCACTTCATCTTTGGAGACACCAGAAAGCTCATCACAGAAGATCTGGTGCGGGAAGGGTACCTGGAGTACCGCCAGGTGCCCGGCAGCGATCCCCCTCGCTATGAGTTCCTGTGGGGTCCTAAAGCGCTCTCAGAAACCAGCAAGACAAAAGTCCTGCAGATTTTGGCCAAGGTCAAGGATTTGGTCCCCAACGCCTTACTGCCGCATTATGAGGAGGCTTGGAGAGAGGAGGTAGAGAGTTCCAGAACCAGAGCTGTAGCCGGGACCAGCCCTTCTGCCTCGGCCA CCAGGCCTGGCCCTTCTGCCTCAGCCAGTGGTAGCCTTTCTGCTTTGGCCAGTGCCCACTCCAGGGCCACATCCAGCTGCTCATCTCGCCCTAGTGTGGTCTGA